Proteins encoded together in one Entomobacter blattae window:
- the lptG gene encoding LPS export ABC transporter permease LptG, translated as MFKAVTLSLYIGRQFSLSAITMILSLTGLVSLFDFIDLLRRVATKPNVSSSIVTKIALLHIPHFSLEILPFGILLGGIICFWRLTRSSELVVARAAGISAWQFLAAPVVSAFLIGIFAITAISPISSIMFRKAEYLDQTYLRTGGGPLTFTGGELWVRQSDHELVPHGVAIMHAQQVKMDHGKLLISGVSLFRLDEKDILLLRMEAANGELGKKVWKLYNAHSLLPDHEPQYLGDISIPTDLTVTRVEDSFASPDTLSLWTLPGFIRLLERSGFSSIRHRLHFQSLLSLPLLASTMAFVAAGFSMRPSRRGGVMRMIGSGVAVGFALFAISKVTAQLGDSGTVPPFLAAWAPAAAGLCLALSLLLHLEDG; from the coding sequence ATGTTTAAAGCTGTTACCCTTTCCTTATACATCGGGCGCCAATTTTCTTTATCGGCCATCACGATGATTCTATCCCTCACTGGGCTTGTCTCATTGTTTGATTTTATCGACCTTCTTCGCCGCGTTGCCACCAAACCAAATGTTTCCTCCAGCATTGTTACCAAAATTGCTTTATTACATATCCCCCATTTTTCTCTTGAAATTCTCCCTTTTGGCATATTACTAGGGGGTATTATCTGCTTCTGGCGACTGACACGCTCTTCTGAATTAGTGGTTGCCCGTGCAGCTGGCATTTCTGCTTGGCAATTCCTGGCGGCCCCAGTTGTGAGTGCTTTTCTGATAGGAATCTTTGCCATTACTGCCATCTCTCCCATATCATCCATTATGTTTCGCAAGGCTGAATATCTGGATCAGACCTACCTTCGCACCGGGGGAGGGCCCCTTACCTTTACCGGGGGAGAGCTTTGGGTGCGCCAGTCTGATCATGAACTTGTTCCCCATGGTGTAGCGATTATGCATGCCCAGCAGGTAAAAATGGACCATGGTAAATTATTAATTAGTGGGGTTAGCCTCTTTAGACTTGATGAAAAGGATATTCTTCTTCTAAGAATGGAAGCAGCAAATGGAGAACTTGGCAAAAAGGTGTGGAAATTGTACAATGCGCATAGCCTCCTTCCTGATCACGAGCCCCAATATCTAGGGGATATTTCTATTCCGACTGATCTTACCGTTACCCGTGTGGAAGACAGTTTTGCCTCTCCGGACACACTTTCGCTCTGGACCCTTCCTGGTTTTATAAGGCTTTTGGAACGGTCAGGCTTTTCTTCTATCCGGCACAGGCTTCATTTCCAATCGCTCTTATCGCTTCCGCTCCTGGCAAGCACCATGGCGTTTGTTGCAGCAGGCTTTTCCATGCGTCCTTCCCGTAGGGGAGGAGTCATGCGTATGATCGGTTCGGGGGTTGCTGTTGGATTCGCGCTGTTTGCCATCTCAAAAGTTACTGCTCAGCTGGGAGATTCGGGAACGGTTCCACCCTTTTTAGCAGCCTGGGCACCCGCCGCCGCTGGCCTCTGTCTTGCACTTTCCCTTCTTTTGCACCTGGAAGATGGCTAA
- a CDS encoding L-threonylcarbamoyladenylate synthase, producing the protein MSPVMDHISSCPEILPATMAGIARAAWLLQQGKLVAFGTETVYGLGADATQSLAVQRLYQAKGRPAYNPLISHFPSANVAFRYGKPSALAKALADAFWPGPLTLILPLQPNSPISPLALAHLATIAVRVPDVEAIQTLLSLTDRPIVAPSANPSGRISPTTSAHVLNTLGDRVDAILDTGPARIGVESSIVDVSSEQAYLLRPGGISLEELNAASQGLGRILPAQKPEQNAMSAPSSIIAPGQLTSHYAPTLPVRLNATHIQPNEAQLAFGRPLPGGRVTYNLSPSGSLAEAARNLFSALHDLDKEGQSQNVNGIAVMPIPHTQLGLAINDRLKRAAAPKENHEPA; encoded by the coding sequence ATGTCACCTGTTATGGACCACATCTCTTCCTGCCCTGAAATTCTTCCTGCTACCATGGCGGGAATTGCGCGTGCCGCATGGCTTCTGCAACAGGGCAAGCTTGTTGCCTTTGGCACGGAGACTGTCTATGGACTTGGTGCAGATGCTACCCAATCCTTGGCTGTTCAGCGCCTATACCAGGCAAAAGGCAGACCCGCCTATAACCCCCTTATTAGCCATTTTCCCAGTGCGAACGTCGCTTTTCGATATGGAAAGCCCTCTGCCTTGGCCAAAGCACTCGCTGATGCCTTCTGGCCTGGGCCCTTAACCCTGATTTTGCCCCTTCAACCTAATAGCCCTATTAGCCCGCTGGCCTTAGCCCACCTTGCCACCATCGCTGTGCGAGTGCCAGACGTTGAAGCCATTCAAACCTTGCTCTCTCTAACTGATCGGCCCATTGTTGCGCCTTCAGCCAACCCTTCTGGGCGTATATCTCCCACCACCAGTGCGCACGTTCTCAATACCTTGGGAGATAGGGTCGATGCTATCCTTGATACGGGGCCCGCCCGCATTGGGGTGGAAAGCAGCATTGTTGATGTCAGTTCAGAGCAAGCTTACCTCTTACGCCCAGGTGGCATTTCCCTTGAAGAGTTGAATGCAGCCAGCCAGGGTTTGGGGAGGATCCTGCCTGCCCAAAAGCCAGAACAAAATGCCATGTCTGCCCCTTCTTCCATTATCGCCCCTGGTCAGCTTACTTCTCACTATGCCCCAACCCTTCCCGTCAGGCTCAATGCCACCCATATTCAACCCAATGAAGCCCAGCTCGCCTTTGGCAGGCCCCTCCCCGGTGGGAGAGTGACCTACAATCTCAGCCCTTCAGGAAGCCTTGCGGAAGCTGCCAGAAACCTGTTTTCTGCCTTACATGATCTGGATAAGGAAGGCCAAAGCCAGAACGTAAACGGCATTGCCGTCATGCCCATTCCCCACACCCAATTGGGGCTTGCGATTAACGATAGGCTGAAGCGCGCTGCTGCTCCTAAGGAAAACCACGAGCCAGCATGA
- the lptF gene encoding LPS export ABC transporter permease LptF: protein MLLRIFIQLSLLDRYILRQLMAALLATTSGLAALIWLTQSLRFVSMVVERGLSLWVFIQLTSLLMPSFFSVILPITTFVVVQFIYQRLSGDRELTVMQAAGLSPYFLAKPGIICAFWSMIGCFILNIWLVPLSYHSFRQYEFEIRNKMAAFLLQEGVFTHLSDTMTVYVRAKDNTGILRGILIEDDRQKDGHATIFAEQGKLVIQAGLPKVVLFNGTREVIDQKTGRLKVLSFTQNTVELSSSKKDDTRYRDAAEMSLSELFNPDPQEIAERDFGKLAVEAHRRLTSPLMAFSFALVALFSVLRGAFSRHGNILRPFLAVLTIVCLMAVNLVIQNLAGRNTFMIPFIWVEAILPGAICAYILFEKEVRLYFFTHKKQDLSNR, encoded by the coding sequence ATGCTCCTCCGTATTTTTATCCAGCTGTCCTTACTCGACCGCTATATCCTTCGCCAGCTTATGGCTGCACTTTTGGCCACCACAAGCGGCCTGGCTGCCCTTATCTGGCTTACGCAATCCCTACGGTTTGTGTCCATGGTTGTGGAACGCGGGTTATCGCTTTGGGTCTTCATCCAGCTGACCAGCCTACTTATGCCGTCATTCTTTTCGGTTATCTTACCGATTACTACCTTCGTGGTTGTTCAGTTTATCTATCAGCGTCTTTCTGGGGATCGAGAACTTACAGTGATGCAGGCGGCAGGCCTTTCCCCCTATTTTTTGGCCAAACCCGGCATCATCTGTGCATTCTGGTCGATGATTGGCTGTTTTATCCTGAATATCTGGCTGGTTCCCCTCTCTTACCATTCCTTCCGCCAATATGAGTTTGAAATCCGTAATAAAATGGCTGCTTTCCTTCTCCAAGAAGGCGTTTTTACCCATTTATCTGATACGATGACAGTCTATGTTCGGGCCAAGGACAATACGGGCATTTTACGCGGGATTCTTATAGAAGATGACCGCCAAAAAGACGGTCATGCCACCATTTTTGCCGAGCAAGGCAAGCTGGTTATACAAGCAGGCTTGCCGAAAGTGGTCCTCTTTAACGGCACCAGGGAAGTTATAGACCAAAAAACAGGAAGACTAAAAGTCCTCTCTTTTACTCAAAACACTGTGGAGCTTTCATCGAGCAAGAAAGACGATACCCGCTACCGCGATGCAGCAGAAATGTCTCTTTCTGAGCTCTTTAACCCTGACCCACAGGAAATAGCCGAACGCGACTTTGGCAAGCTTGCCGTAGAAGCCCACAGGCGCTTGACCTCACCCCTTATGGCTTTTTCTTTTGCCCTTGTTGCCCTTTTTAGTGTATTACGAGGAGCTTTTTCGCGGCATGGTAATATTCTGCGGCCCTTTCTAGCTGTTCTAACCATTGTTTGCCTGATGGCGGTTAACCTTGTTATTCAAAATCTTGCAGGGCGTAATACTTTTATGATCCCCTTTATATGGGTAGAAGCGATCCTACCGGGCGCAATATGTGCCTACATCCTTTTTGAAAAAGAAGTACGCCTTTATTTCTTTACGCATAAAAAACAAGATCTCTCCAACCGGTAA
- the cysQ gene encoding 3'(2'),5'-bisphosphate nucleotidase CysQ, translated as MTSLADAELLDSIGNIAEKAGKIIEEIRQKGFSSYRKADNSSVTDADKASEKYILEEIHKLTPHIPAIGEEEFSAGIHHKTSDEFWLIDPLDGTTEFIAGKQTFTVNIGLVRHYRPVLGAVYLPATQELFLGQVGQGAKKIHNAISTPVHVRQPPQEGITVLASRRDSQCPELAPLLQERNVHTIIHIGSSVKFVRIAEGAADFYPRFLPTMEWDTAAPQAIIEAAGGSICPLDSPETPLTYGKPGWKNPSFICSTQPAHYPR; from the coding sequence ATGACTTCCCTTGCCGATGCAGAACTCCTAGACTCCATTGGAAACATTGCCGAAAAGGCAGGAAAAATTATTGAAGAGATCCGACAGAAAGGTTTTTCCTCTTATCGTAAGGCGGATAATTCCAGCGTTACAGATGCGGACAAGGCTTCTGAAAAATACATTCTTGAAGAAATCCACAAGCTTACACCTCATATCCCAGCTATTGGCGAGGAAGAATTTTCCGCAGGGATTCACCACAAAACAAGTGATGAGTTTTGGCTGATTGACCCGCTTGATGGAACAACAGAATTTATTGCCGGCAAACAAACCTTTACTGTTAATATTGGCCTTGTCCGCCATTATCGCCCGGTTCTGGGAGCCGTCTACCTGCCTGCAACACAAGAGCTATTTTTGGGGCAAGTCGGGCAAGGGGCCAAAAAAATCCACAATGCCATTTCTACTCCCGTTCATGTCCGCCAGCCCCCCCAGGAAGGCATTACTGTATTGGCCTCCCGCCGAGACTCTCAATGCCCAGAGCTTGCCCCGCTTCTGCAAGAAAGAAATGTTCATACCATTATCCACATTGGGTCTTCTGTGAAATTCGTCAGAATCGCTGAAGGTGCAGCAGACTTCTACCCAAGATTTTTACCCACAATGGAATGGGATACGGCCGCTCCACAAGCTATTATAGAAGCCGCAGGGGGGAGTATATGCCCACTGGATTCTCCTGAAACTCCTCTTACTTACGGCAAGCCAGGGTGGAAAAATCCTTCTTTTATATGCTCAACGCAACCGGCACACTATCCACGCTAG